A portion of the Sulfurospirillum diekertiae genome contains these proteins:
- a CDS encoding AAA family ATPase produces MILSKLHLENFKRYTSFDIEFGEGLIGIIGKNGSGKSTLFEAILFALYGELRNKKFKEVIRNASASDKDAVLVELDFEFESIAYKVMREFRGKALSANAKLYKNGELTTSGAREVTVAITKLTKMSKEAFLHTLFASQKELTSLSTLKNEDRKKMIRKLLGLEKIDFVENELIEKSRELKRDIAASAEFLLGEEELKSKTALIKETTATKQAFEKEVKTKSTELETTKKQELHVKSELELFVKTKEQKQKLISELSLIKNSITSNLATQTKLIEELKTLETKAKELKSLSTIKKEYESLHVKLKEHETLKNIQIKKRGLRKEQTQLRAQYTKAKADIANLEEQTKPYETLLGQKKENEALHVKLKTELLGKQTEQKQLQNELSAEQRVVSDTQQKIAKLQSLGRESNCPTCTRQLLDEYDNVIASLNDIVQKTQSQKIDKTKAKLELLTKQIAELELQKEQTQKALHVNETALSLILSKQKDLANAKEHFTKVSEQGKRNKEELDKLAQHAYDEALHVSLQKSFLELKPKYEAVLSLETELKREQGVREDLALTCKSAEALHVKAKEKELEVQKTLYDEPKHTAKQSEYDELQKQKEKQYSVISELKEKIAKNEGEIKTLQNALENNDIQLKKVQSKKDDLQDYEKIKVSLSEFKTKLNSKIAPRISQIASQMYATITKGKYQYIEVNNDFDFFIYDEGKCYPIERFSGGEIDLANLVLRIAISKTLSELSGASSVGFLVFDEVFGSQDENRRMEILEAFHTIKEQYRQIFLISHEMEIKEMFERVVEL; encoded by the coding sequence ATGATACTCTCTAAACTCCACCTTGAAAACTTCAAACGCTACACTTCCTTTGACATTGAGTTTGGCGAGGGGCTTATCGGCATCATCGGTAAAAATGGCAGTGGTAAATCAACCCTCTTTGAAGCCATTCTTTTTGCGCTATATGGCGAGCTTCGAAATAAAAAATTTAAAGAAGTCATCCGAAACGCCAGTGCGAGTGATAAAGATGCTGTTTTAGTGGAGCTTGATTTTGAATTTGAGAGCATAGCGTACAAAGTCATGCGTGAGTTTCGTGGAAAAGCCCTCAGTGCGAACGCCAAGCTGTATAAAAATGGCGAGCTTACCACCAGTGGCGCGAGAGAAGTTACCGTGGCTATCACGAAACTAACGAAGATGAGCAAAGAGGCATTTTTGCATACGCTTTTTGCCTCTCAAAAAGAACTTACTAGTCTCAGTACGCTTAAAAATGAAGATCGAAAAAAGATGATACGCAAACTTCTTGGGCTTGAAAAGATAGACTTTGTGGAGAATGAACTTATCGAAAAAAGCAGAGAACTCAAACGCGACATCGCCGCAAGTGCAGAGTTTCTCTTAGGCGAGGAAGAACTCAAAAGTAAAACAGCGTTGATAAAAGAAACTACCGCTACAAAACAAGCGTTTGAAAAAGAAGTAAAAACCAAATCCACAGAACTAGAAACCACTAAAAAACAAGAGTTACATGTAAAGAGTGAATTAGAGCTTTTTGTCAAAACAAAAGAGCAGAAACAAAAGCTCATCAGCGAACTTTCCCTCATCAAAAACTCTATAACTTCAAATCTAGCTACGCAAACCAAACTCATCGAAGAGCTCAAAACCTTAGAAACAAAAGCCAAAGAACTTAAAAGTTTAAGTACCATTAAAAAAGAGTACGAATCTTTACATGTAAAGCTCAAAGAACACGAAACTCTCAAAAATATACAGATAAAAAAAAGAGGGCTTAGAAAAGAGCAAACCCAGTTGCGTGCCCAGTACACCAAAGCCAAAGCAGACATCGCAAATTTGGAAGAACAAACCAAACCGTATGAGACACTTTTAGGGCAAAAAAAAGAAAATGAAGCTTTACATGTAAAGCTAAAAACCGAACTTTTGGGTAAGCAAACAGAGCAAAAACAACTCCAAAATGAACTCTCAGCCGAACAGCGAGTTGTATCTGACACACAACAAAAGATAGCCAAGCTACAAAGCTTAGGTAGAGAATCAAACTGTCCTACCTGTACACGACAACTACTCGATGAATACGACAATGTCATCGCATCCCTCAACGACATCGTGCAAAAGACGCAAAGTCAAAAGATAGACAAAACCAAAGCAAAACTTGAACTCCTCACCAAACAGATAGCGGAGCTTGAACTTCAAAAAGAGCAAACGCAAAAAGCCTTACATGTAAACGAGACGGCACTAAGTTTGATACTCAGTAAGCAAAAAGATTTGGCAAACGCCAAAGAGCATTTTACGAAAGTCAGTGAACAAGGCAAACGCAATAAAGAAGAGCTAGACAAACTCGCACAACACGCTTACGATGAAGCTTTACATGTAAGCCTACAAAAAAGCTTTTTGGAGCTAAAACCAAAGTATGAAGCCGTTCTAAGTCTTGAAACAGAACTCAAACGAGAGCAGGGCGTGAGGGAGGATTTGGCGCTTACATGTAAGAGTGCAGAAGCTTTACATGTAAAGGCAAAAGAGAAAGAATTGGAAGTGCAAAAAACACTGTACGATGAGCCAAAACACACCGCAAAACAAAGCGAATACGACGAACTTCAAAAGCAAAAAGAGAAACAATACAGCGTTATTTCAGAGCTAAAAGAAAAGATAGCCAAAAATGAGGGCGAGATAAAAACCTTGCAAAACGCTCTGGAAAATAACGACATACAACTTAAAAAAGTACAGAGTAAAAAAGACGATTTGCAAGACTATGAAAAGATAAAAGTCAGCCTCAGCGAGTTTAAAACAAAACTCAACTCAAAAATAGCCCCACGCATCTCACAAATCGCCTCCCAAATGTACGCCACCATCACCAAAGGCAAATACCAATACATCGAAGTGAACAACGACTTTGACTTTTTCATCTACGATGAGGGCAAATGCTACCCCATAGAACGCTTCAGCGGCGGCGAGATAGATCTTGCCAACCTAGTGCTTCGCATTGCCATTTCCAAAACACTGAGTGAACTCAGCGGTGCAAGTAGTGTCGGATTTTTAGTTTTTGATGAAGTGTTTGGAAGCCAAGACGAAAACCGAAGAATGGAAATCTTAGAAGCGTTTCATACCATAAAAGAACAGTACAGACAGATATTTTTAATAAGCCATGAGATGGAGATAAAAGAGATGTTTGAGAGAGTTGTGGAGTTGTAA
- a CDS encoding AAA family ATPase — protein sequence MNISKIKIKNFRLLRDSVLEVKKDLSLLIGRNNSGKTSLLVLFEKFYSNEDFTYDDFSLCLREQIHDINDTTNIQDLSIQMILEINYDGTDNLEKLSEFILDLDPEQNVVKILFEVSIKKEKILPILELLNEPDKKTRYIKKNFQNFLTTTIYSFENDEDLLEENRYKLIKKDLKQVKNLINFQIIHAKRNVSSSDDNKGKRILSSMTTKYFNQKSIVDPNFSDINQMMITMDGTLNTEYDTKIQKIFLKIGKKTFLKYLILLKSYI from the coding sequence ATGAATATATCAAAAATAAAAATAAAAAACTTTAGGTTATTAAGAGATTCAGTATTAGAAGTGAAAAAAGATTTATCTTTATTGATAGGTAGAAATAACAGTGGTAAAACTTCGCTTTTGGTTTTATTTGAGAAATTTTATAGCAATGAAGATTTTACATACGATGATTTTAGTTTATGTTTGCGAGAACAGATTCATGACATAAATGATACTACCAATATTCAAGATTTATCAATACAAATGATTTTAGAAATAAATTATGATGGGACTGATAATTTAGAAAAACTATCAGAATTTATTTTAGATTTAGACCCAGAACAAAATGTGGTAAAGATACTGTTTGAGGTAAGCATCAAAAAAGAAAAAATACTGCCTATTTTAGAATTACTTAATGAACCTGATAAAAAAACTAGATATATCAAAAAGAACTTTCAAAATTTTTTGACAACAACCATATATTCATTTGAAAATGATGAAGATTTACTAGAGGAAAATAGGTATAAATTAATTAAGAAAGATTTAAAACAAGTTAAAAATCTAATAAATTTTCAAATTATTCATGCTAAAAGAAATGTTTCTAGTTCAGATGACAACAAAGGCAAAAGAATACTTTCAAGTATGACTACGAAATATTTTAATCAAAAAAGTATTGTAGACCCAAATTTTTCAGACATTAATCAAATGATGATAACCATGGATGGTACTCTTAATACAGAGTATGATACAAAAATTCAAAAGATTTTTTTAAAAATTGGGAAAAAGACTTTTTTAAAATATTTGATACTTTTAAAAAGTTATATCTGA
- a CDS encoding ATP-dependent nuclease: MESNEVISNSSKVVYGDASNHLPEHLNGLGYMNILYLLLDIEMKKKSFKEEGKDINLLFIEEPEAHTHPQMQYKFIDKIRKVLFEISNLQTVITTHSAQIVARCNFQDIRYLLNINNENIKIKNFHSELKAQYGTEEEEFKFVEQYLTLQASELFFANKIIFIEGTTEKMLLPYYINKFDEERKSIPNYIPISSQNISIVEVGANAEAFDKLVRFLDIQTLIITDIDTTLKTTNTSSTAYPAHEVEGATHTSNETIKKIFSCT; encoded by the coding sequence TTGGAATCAAATGAAGTAATAAGCAATTCTTCAAAGGTTGTTTATGGTGATGCTTCTAATCATTTGCCAGAACATTTAAATGGGTTGGGATATATGAATATTTTATATCTTCTTTTAGATATAGAAATGAAAAAAAAGAGTTTCAAAGAAGAAGGAAAAGATATTAACTTACTTTTCATAGAAGAACCAGAAGCTCATACTCATCCGCAAATGCAATACAAATTTATAGATAAGATAAGAAAAGTTCTTTTTGAAATATCGAATTTGCAAACGGTCATTACAACACATTCTGCCCAAATCGTGGCAAGATGTAATTTCCAAGATATAAGATATTTACTCAATATCAATAATGAAAACATAAAAATTAAAAACTTTCATTCTGAATTAAAAGCACAATATGGTACAGAGGAAGAAGAATTTAAATTTGTAGAACAGTATTTGACTTTGCAAGCATCAGAGTTATTCTTTGCCAATAAAATTATATTTATCGAAGGAACTACAGAAAAAATGTTACTTCCTTATTACATTAATAAATTTGATGAAGAGAGGAAGAGTATTCCTAATTACATACCAATTTCTTCTCAAAATATTTCAATTGTAGAAGTTGGGGCTAATGCAGAAGCTTTTGATAAATTGGTAAGATTTTTAGATATTCAAACTCTAATAATTACAGATATAGATACTACATTAAAAACAACTAATACATCAAGTACTGCTTATCCCGCACATGAAGTTGAAGGAGCAACTCATACTAGTAATGAAACAATAAAAAAAATATTTTCATGCACCTGA
- a CDS encoding DUF2779 domain-containing protein: MTLSKSLYTRAIQCPKSLWLKKYKPEVLTSPDTSAKARFETGNIVGDLACKLFPDGREIPFDAHDFKSMARLTQAYLDEGVENIYEATFIYEGIVVMVDILRQTPLGLELYEVKSSTDVKPIYLHDVSIQLYVLEALGFRVGACHVVHINSGYVREEALELEKLFVVVDVSGEVRDLQAAIPKRLEMFEAYLDDKIHEPNIDIGKQCNDPYECDAKAYCWRVQRNIPEYSIFNIFNLGSKKQQELYAQNIVTIEAIPEDFAMTPIQWQKVENWKKQHTFIDHEAIAEFLKTLTYPIYHLDFETFQQAVPLWSGVSPYQQIPFQYSLHVEHRDGTLEHKEFLAESGSDPRRALAEKLVEDIPLHVNILTYNMSFEKGVIASLAELFPDLHVKLIHLHNNIKDLMIPFQKGHYVTPSMQGSYSIKYVLPALVPEMELAYKKLEGIQNGGDAMNAFASLHGKSLDEQMKVREQLLKYCELDTLAMVRVLQKLREVLNDRL; the protein is encoded by the coding sequence ATGACCCTCTCAAAATCCCTCTACACCCGAGCCATTCAATGCCCAAAATCTCTCTGGCTGAAAAAGTACAAACCAGAGGTTTTAACCTCACCCGATACCAGTGCCAAAGCACGGTTTGAGACGGGTAATATTGTGGGGGATTTGGCGTGTAAATTGTTTCCTGATGGGCGTGAGATACCTTTTGATGCACACGATTTTAAAAGCATGGCGAGGCTGACCCAAGCGTATCTTGATGAGGGTGTGGAAAATATCTACGAGGCGACGTTTATTTACGAGGGTATCGTGGTGATGGTGGACATCTTGCGCCAAACGCCTCTTGGTTTAGAGCTGTATGAAGTGAAGAGTTCCACCGATGTGAAGCCTATCTATCTGCATGATGTTTCCATTCAGCTGTATGTTTTAGAAGCCCTTGGGTTTAGGGTTGGGGCGTGTCATGTGGTGCATATCAACTCTGGCTATGTGCGAGAAGAAGCGTTGGAGCTTGAAAAGCTTTTTGTGGTGGTCGATGTCAGTGGTGAAGTGCGCGATTTGCAAGCTGCAATTCCAAAAAGACTTGAAATGTTTGAAGCGTATCTGGACGATAAAATCCATGAGCCAAATATCGACATCGGAAAACAATGCAATGACCCGTATGAGTGCGATGCAAAGGCGTATTGTTGGAGGGTTCAGCGAAATATCCCAGAGTACAGCATCTTTAATATCTTCAACCTTGGCAGTAAAAAACAACAAGAGCTTTATGCACAAAACATCGTGACTATCGAAGCTATACCCGAAGACTTTGCAATGACACCCATTCAATGGCAAAAGGTTGAGAACTGGAAAAAGCAACACACGTTCATCGACCATGAGGCGATTGCCGAGTTTTTAAAAACACTCACCTATCCCATTTATCATCTCGACTTTGAGACCTTCCAACAAGCCGTGCCTTTGTGGAGTGGTGTCAGTCCTTATCAACAAATACCGTTTCAATACTCTTTACATGTAGAACACCGTGATGGCACTTTGGAGCATAAAGAATTTCTAGCAGAGTCAGGAAGCGACCCAAGACGTGCTTTGGCGGAGAAATTGGTCGAAGACATACCTTTACATGTAAACATTTTGACATACAATATGAGCTTTGAAAAGGGCGTCATCGCCTCACTTGCCGAGCTGTTTCCAGATTTACATGTAAAGCTTATACACCTACACAACAACATCAAAGATTTGATGATTCCATTCCAAAAAGGACACTACGTCACCCCGAGTATGCAAGGTAGTTACTCCATCAAATACGTCCTTCCTGCACTTGTTCCTGAGATGGAATTAGCCTATAAAAAACTTGAGGGCATCCAAAATGGTGGAGACGCCATGAACGCCTTTGCATCTTTACATGGTAAGAGTTTGGACGAGCAAATGAAAGTGCGTGAGCAGTTGTTGAAGTACTGTGAGTTGGATACTTTGGCGATGGTTAGGGTATTGCAAAAATTGAGAGAGGTTTTAAATGATAGATTATAA
- the dgt gene encoding dGTPase: MIDYKQKLTTDREFYPIENLEYSIESDRGRILSSPAFRRLQKRTQVFALELNASIRTRLTHSLEVSQTARFIAKNILSKLEKEEGYELKGLENAFVSTAEMTSLLHDIGNPPFGHFAEQTINKWIKENALPFIETFPANTDKTKKLKVTLSQDLCNYDGNAQATRVITKLQRLNLSYTQIASVVKYTRGAYEEKPQKGEPFDYLMKKPGFYYSEKGFIEKIQDKLNIKHGCRFPLTYIMEAADDISYLTADLEDSVEKGILNLDKVYELIKAECDKEGETYLLEVIQERYDQAKKNDEPYQFSMFFTLVRAKLVTSLVYHVVDIYINNHEAIFEGSFNSALLEYDKESKYYKAIKILQAISAKHIYQNKDVQTLELQGYTIINGLLNIFKPLLELTCKDFEALLHDEKIECFIAMRLIKRISSKQIVAYQNDVKALDREDEEQFELLEWYHRVRLVIDYISGMTDDFALHEYQTLLAL, encoded by the coding sequence ATGATAGATTATAAACAAAAACTAACCACCGATAGAGAATTTTACCCCATTGAAAATCTAGAATACTCCATCGAAAGTGATCGTGGGCGCATTCTTTCTTCTCCTGCTTTTCGTAGACTTCAAAAGCGTACTCAGGTATTTGCACTGGAACTCAATGCTTCGATTCGCACCCGCTTGACGCACTCTTTGGAAGTTTCGCAGACGGCACGGTTTATTGCTAAAAACATTTTGAGTAAGCTTGAAAAAGAGGAGGGCTATGAGCTCAAAGGACTTGAAAATGCCTTTGTTTCTACTGCAGAGATGACCAGTTTACTGCACGACATCGGCAATCCTCCCTTTGGGCATTTTGCAGAGCAAACCATCAATAAATGGATAAAAGAAAATGCACTACCTTTCATTGAAACATTTCCTGCAAACACTGATAAAACAAAAAAACTCAAAGTGACGCTCTCGCAAGACCTGTGTAACTACGATGGGAACGCGCAAGCCACTCGTGTCATTACTAAATTACAGCGACTCAATCTCTCTTATACCCAAATAGCCTCTGTGGTTAAATATACACGTGGTGCATACGAAGAAAAGCCTCAAAAAGGTGAGCCGTTTGATTACCTGATGAAAAAACCAGGGTTTTACTACAGCGAGAAAGGTTTCATTGAAAAAATTCAAGATAAGCTTAATATCAAACATGGTTGTAGATTTCCTCTAACCTACATTATGGAAGCTGCAGATGACATCTCTTATTTAACCGCTGATTTGGAAGATTCTGTCGAAAAAGGCATTTTGAATCTAGATAAAGTCTATGAGCTTATAAAAGCAGAGTGTGATAAAGAGGGGGAAACCTATCTTTTAGAAGTTATTCAAGAGAGATATGACCAAGCAAAGAAAAACGATGAGCCATATCAATTTAGTATGTTTTTTACATTAGTGCGTGCAAAGCTAGTAACCTCTTTGGTTTATCACGTAGTTGATATTTACATCAACAATCATGAAGCGATTTTTGAAGGATCATTTAACAGTGCTTTACTTGAATATGACAAAGAGAGTAAATACTACAAAGCGATAAAAATCTTACAAGCGATTTCTGCGAAGCATATTTATCAAAATAAAGATGTTCAAACGCTAGAGTTGCAAGGCTATACGATTATCAATGGACTTTTAAATATTTTCAAACCCTTATTGGAGCTTACATGTAAAGATTTTGAAGCACTGCTTCATGATGAAAAAATAGAGTGCTTTATTGCAATGAGGTTGATTAAGCGTATTTCTTCCAAGCAGATCGTAGCGTATCAAAATGATGTTAAGGCATTGGATCGCGAAGATGAAGAGCAATTTGAACTTCTTGAATGGTATCATAGGGTACGCCTTGTCATTGACTACATTAGCGGCATGACTGACGATTTTGCATTGCATGAATATCAAACATTGTTAGCACTTTAA
- a CDS encoding OprD family outer membrane porin, with protein MSSDNHDVIKQAIEGVTIVSNDIPDTTLYAAYAWRMSWMKDNGVNNDFANFGKFGLLYNVIPGAEGGDYAYVVGAINKSLPDTTLTLAYGEEDKSHSLFLAQADYMPKINDSVTLVTGLQFWNTELDERSVAWADSTVYSAKLGLNVGPVGAYVAYAKINDGRGAWGVGMTDDRPRLYTSTLTDAGQFEASTQYAVDVHAFVPQIATVLGVRYVNIDLDEKGAASSQVGIGKIDQTGFYAIHNFSGSLKGLYCMGFYEIANNSNDAYSRDEIRFRVGYEF; from the coding sequence ATGAGCAGCGATAATCATGACGTAATAAAACAAGCAATTGAAGGTGTTACAATTGTTAGCAATGACATTCCTGATACAACACTTTATGCAGCGTATGCATGGAGAATGTCTTGGATGAAGGATAATGGGGTTAATAATGATTTTGCAAATTTTGGCAAGTTTGGCCTTTTGTATAATGTTATTCCTGGTGCTGAAGGTGGCGACTATGCTTATGTGGTGGGTGCGATCAATAAATCACTTCCAGATACAACATTGACATTGGCTTATGGTGAGGAAGATAAATCTCATTCTCTTTTTTTAGCACAAGCTGATTATATGCCAAAGATTAATGATAGCGTAACGTTAGTCACAGGTCTTCAGTTCTGGAATACAGAATTAGATGAAAGAAGTGTGGCTTGGGCAGATTCAACGGTTTACTCAGCCAAACTTGGTCTTAATGTTGGACCTGTTGGGGCTTATGTAGCGTATGCTAAGATTAATGATGGACGTGGCGCTTGGGGCGTTGGTATGACAGATGATCGCCCAAGACTGTATACTTCAACACTTACAGATGCTGGACAATTTGAAGCGTCAACTCAGTATGCTGTTGATGTACATGCATTTGTTCCTCAAATCGCAACCGTTCTTGGCGTGCGTTATGTCAATATTGATTTAGATGAAAAAGGTGCAGCATCATCACAGGTTGGTATTGGAAAGATTGATCAAACAGGTTTCTATGCTATACACAACTTCAGCGGTTCACTCAAAGGTCTCTACTGTATGGGCTTTTATGAAATTGCAAATAATAGTAATGATGCATATAGCAGAGATGAAATCCGTTTTAGAGTTGGTTACGAATTTTAA